Proteins encoded by one window of Synechococcus sp. MVIR-18-1:
- a CDS encoding serine hydrolase gives MGSSRSSQQSPGWGRPLRLLVRLVLMGVGLGVITGSALKLAGPAVQRGELNLPSWLTPKITPADKDEQLDPAAAVINPPSSTDTLGRFETKQELSALSQRWKALAAQDPDLEVSAFMLALDDGRYAQLNPDTALPAASAIKTPILLVALEEIDAGRLSWNEPLTLSKTVVGGGAGWMASKPLGTRFPTYEVATEMIRVSDNTATNLLIERVGGQVDLNARFNSLGLSATKVNNWLPDLKGTNTTSARDLARAIALVDTGEALSIRGRDLFREVMGTSVTNRLLPGGLLKGLGGSQGKPDDSLMIKGYRVFNKTGDIGIAYADAGLIELPDGRRAVAAFVVKGPFNDPRSTELIRNMAAAMAPVLKPKPAPPRQR, from the coding sequence TTGGGCTCGAGTCGTTCCAGTCAACAGTCCCCTGGTTGGGGTCGTCCCCTGAGGTTGCTGGTGCGCCTGGTCCTGATGGGTGTGGGCCTTGGCGTGATCACAGGCTCGGCCCTGAAGCTTGCAGGTCCTGCTGTCCAGCGCGGAGAGCTCAACCTTCCCAGCTGGCTCACGCCAAAGATCACACCAGCCGATAAAGACGAACAACTAGATCCAGCGGCCGCTGTGATCAATCCACCGAGCAGCACCGACACGCTTGGGCGCTTTGAAACCAAACAAGAGCTCAGCGCGTTGAGCCAACGCTGGAAGGCACTAGCAGCTCAGGATCCAGACCTCGAGGTGAGTGCCTTCATGCTGGCGCTCGATGATGGCCGCTACGCCCAGCTCAATCCAGACACGGCATTGCCGGCCGCGAGCGCCATCAAAACACCGATCTTGCTGGTTGCCCTCGAGGAAATCGATGCCGGCAGGTTGAGCTGGAATGAACCGCTCACCCTCAGCAAAACGGTGGTGGGAGGTGGCGCTGGCTGGATGGCCAGCAAACCGCTGGGGACTCGTTTCCCCACCTATGAAGTGGCCACAGAAATGATTCGCGTCAGCGACAACACCGCGACGAATCTGCTGATTGAACGGGTGGGCGGTCAAGTGGATCTCAACGCCCGCTTCAACAGCCTGGGGCTCAGCGCCACCAAGGTGAACAACTGGCTTCCGGATTTAAAGGGCACCAACACCACCAGCGCCCGTGATCTCGCCAGAGCGATCGCCCTTGTCGATACCGGAGAAGCGCTCTCGATTCGCGGCCGCGATTTATTCCGAGAAGTGATGGGAACGTCCGTCACCAACCGCTTGCTCCCTGGTGGATTGCTCAAAGGTCTGGGTGGCTCCCAAGGCAAACCCGATGACAGCCTGATGATCAAGGGCTATCGCGTGTTCAACAAAACCGGTGACATCGGCATCGCTTACGCCGATGCCGGGCTGATCGAACTTCCCGATGGTCGCCGTGCCGTCGCGGCCTTTGTTGTGAAAGGTCCCTTCAATGATCCCCGCTCCACGGAGCTGATCCGCAACATGGCTGCCGCCATGGCACCGGTGCTCAAACCCAAGCCAGCGCCTCCACGTCAACGCTGA
- a CDS encoding RNA methyltransferase, with the protein MVLVEPAGPLNVGSVARLCANYNIQDLRLVSPRCDPGDPEAVRMAVHGDAVLQRATIFPSLLDAVADCQQVVASCGRIDHGEIPLQSPEEIVPWIQTGRAQGLRSALVFGREDRGLSNEELLISHRVFKLHTGDTYPSLNLSHAVAVVLHELERERRLQAQPDAPVSEIPASAPELDGCLRDAEELLLEVGFLLEHTARARMAKVKGLVQRALIRSDEVALLRGMVRQLRWAARRNRS; encoded by the coding sequence GTGGTGCTGGTCGAGCCAGCGGGACCTCTCAACGTCGGCAGCGTGGCCCGATTGTGTGCCAATTACAACATTCAAGACCTCAGGCTCGTATCACCTAGGTGTGATCCAGGTGATCCAGAGGCCGTGCGCATGGCCGTCCACGGCGATGCCGTGCTCCAACGCGCCACCATTTTTCCCTCGTTGCTCGATGCTGTCGCCGATTGTCAACAGGTGGTGGCCAGTTGCGGGCGCATCGATCACGGCGAGATCCCCCTGCAATCACCGGAAGAGATCGTTCCCTGGATTCAAACGGGTAGGGCGCAAGGCCTGCGTTCTGCCCTGGTGTTTGGACGGGAAGATCGAGGGCTCTCCAATGAAGAACTCTTGATCAGCCATCGGGTGTTCAAGTTGCACACCGGAGACACCTACCCGTCTCTCAACCTCTCCCATGCCGTCGCTGTGGTGCTACATGAGCTGGAGCGAGAACGGCGCTTGCAGGCCCAACCTGATGCGCCAGTGAGCGAGATCCCGGCCAGTGCTCCAGAGCTGGATGGCTGCCTGCGCGATGCGGAAGAGCTGCTGCTCGAGGTGGGCTTTCTGCTGGAGCACACAGCAAGGGCGCGAATGGCCAAGGTGAAAGGGCTTGTGCAACGAGCGCTGATCCGCAGCGATGAAGTGGCTCTGTTGCGCGGCATGGTGCGTCAATTGCGTTGGGCAGCGAGGCGCAACCGCTCGTAA
- a CDS encoding cytochrome c: MTAPSSTAAAIPERSRGLIAGLTVFAAMACIVLLVWMLGNTRQDPYSKATLALEGSEQHGGQIFRINCAGCHGIAGQGLVGPSLKGVSDRRKDMQIIHQIVSGETPPMPRFEIEPQNMADLLAYLKTLS, encoded by the coding sequence GTGACGGCACCGTCATCAACTGCTGCAGCAATCCCAGAGCGGAGTCGGGGGCTGATCGCCGGCCTCACGGTGTTCGCGGCGATGGCTTGCATCGTCTTGTTGGTGTGGATGCTGGGCAACACACGCCAGGATCCCTACTCCAAAGCAACCCTGGCTTTGGAGGGATCCGAGCAGCACGGAGGACAGATCTTCCGCATCAATTGCGCCGGCTGCCATGGCATCGCAGGCCAGGGCCTGGTTGGGCCCAGCCTGAAAGGGGTGAGTGATCGACGCAAAGACATGCAGATCATTCACCAGATCGTGAGTGGTGAAACACCGCCGATGCCCCGCTTTGAAATCGAGCCTCAAAACATGGCTGATCTGCTCGCCTATCTCAAAACACTGTCTTGA
- the petG gene encoding cytochrome b6-f complex subunit V — protein sequence MIEPLLCGIVLGLIPITLMGLFVAAWNQYRRGSALGG from the coding sequence ATGATCGAACCCCTTCTTTGCGGCATTGTTTTGGGTTTGATCCCAATCACCCTGATGGGGTTGTTTGTTGCTGCATGGAATCAGTACCGCCGGGGCAGTGCTCTGGGGGGCTGA
- the hisH gene encoding imidazole glycerol phosphate synthase subunit HisH: protein MSRSVQTIGLIDYGMGNLFSVQTCFKRLGSSLKAVQHPEDLEGCQALILPGVGAFDPAMDRLEATGLIPELVAWNKADRPLLGICLGLQLLFESSEEGQRQGLGLLPGRVKALPKGQGERIPHMGWGRLQIDRPSPLLPDPSSTEWMYFVHSFAAEPHDAQDRAASVAFGSGHATAAVWRNRLGACQFHPEKSAATGQRLLSRWLEWLHQGSPLVP from the coding sequence ATGTCTCGTTCAGTTCAGACCATTGGACTGATCGATTACGGCATGGGGAATCTTTTTTCTGTTCAAACCTGTTTTAAGCGCTTGGGGAGCTCCCTCAAGGCTGTGCAACATCCAGAAGATCTAGAAGGCTGCCAGGCCTTGATTCTTCCTGGCGTCGGCGCCTTTGACCCAGCGATGGACCGATTGGAAGCCACAGGGCTGATCCCTGAGTTGGTCGCTTGGAACAAAGCCGATCGTCCACTCCTAGGGATTTGCCTTGGGTTGCAGCTGTTGTTTGAGTCCAGCGAAGAAGGCCAACGCCAGGGACTCGGCTTGCTCCCTGGACGGGTGAAAGCGCTTCCGAAGGGCCAGGGAGAGCGCATCCCCCACATGGGCTGGGGCAGGCTGCAGATCGATCGGCCTTCCCCCCTACTGCCTGATCCTTCCAGCACGGAGTGGATGTATTTCGTGCATTCATTCGCCGCTGAGCCTCACGACGCTCAGGATCGAGCGGCAAGCGTTGCATTCGGCTCAGGCCATGCCACAGCAGCGGTTTGGCGCAATCGGCTAGGAGCCTGTCAATTTCACCCTGAAAAATCCGCCGCTACCGGCCAGCGTTTGCTCTCGCGATGGCTGGAATGGCTACACCAGGGCTCTCCCTTGGTGCCGTGA
- the trxA gene encoding thioredoxin, with protein sequence MSSATAVTDASFEQDVLQSDVPVLVDFWAPWCGPCRMVAPIVDEISKEFEGKIKVFKLNTDENPNVASQYGIRSIPTLMVFKGGQKVDTVVGAVPKATLSGTISKHL encoded by the coding sequence ATGTCCAGCGCTACCGCTGTAACCGACGCATCCTTTGAACAGGATGTCCTTCAAAGTGACGTTCCTGTCTTAGTTGACTTCTGGGCTCCCTGGTGTGGTCCCTGCCGCATGGTTGCTCCGATTGTTGATGAGATTTCCAAGGAATTCGAAGGCAAGATCAAAGTCTTCAAGCTCAACACCGACGAAAACCCCAACGTCGCCAGCCAGTACGGGATCCGCAGCATCCCCACATTGATGGTGTTCAAGGGCGGCCAGAAAGTTGACACCGTTGTCGGTGCCGTTCCAAAAGCCACCCTCTCCGGCACGATTTCGAAGCATCTCTGA
- a CDS encoding GuaB3 family IMP dehydrogenase-related protein translates to MDIQLGRSKVVRRAYGIDEIALVPGGRTVDPEVTNTSWSLGGIEREIPIIASAMDGVVDVDMAVRLSQLGALGVLNLEGIQTRYEDPTEALDRITSVGKDDFVPLMQEIYSKPVQESLIRKRIEAIKSQGGIAAVSGTPVAALRFGKAIAEAGADLFFVQATVVSTNHIGPEGQETLNLETLCREMGVPVVIGNCVTYEVALQLMRAGAAGVMVGIGPGAACTSRGVLGVGIPQATAVADCAAARADYEKESGRYVPIVADGGIVTGGDICKCIACGADAVMIGSPIARSEEAPGRGFHWGMATPSPVLPRGTRINVGSTGSLERILRGPAKLDDGTHNLLGCLKTSMGTLGARTIKEMQQVEVVVAPSLLTEGKVYQKAQQLGMGK, encoded by the coding sequence GTGGACATTCAGCTCGGACGCTCCAAAGTTGTTCGCCGGGCCTATGGCATCGATGAGATCGCCCTGGTGCCGGGGGGTCGCACGGTTGATCCGGAAGTCACCAACACCAGCTGGTCCCTCGGGGGAATCGAACGTGAAATCCCGATCATTGCCAGTGCGATGGACGGAGTGGTGGACGTGGACATGGCAGTGCGGCTCTCCCAGCTCGGAGCGCTTGGCGTCTTAAATCTTGAAGGCATTCAGACCCGCTACGAGGACCCCACCGAGGCTTTAGATCGCATCACATCCGTCGGCAAGGACGACTTTGTGCCGTTGATGCAAGAGATCTACAGCAAACCGGTTCAAGAAAGCCTGATTCGCAAGCGCATTGAAGCGATCAAATCCCAGGGCGGCATTGCAGCGGTGAGCGGCACCCCCGTCGCAGCATTGCGCTTTGGCAAAGCGATTGCAGAGGCTGGAGCCGATTTGTTTTTTGTGCAAGCCACCGTGGTCTCCACAAACCACATCGGCCCTGAAGGACAAGAGACTCTCAATTTGGAAACGCTTTGCCGCGAGATGGGTGTGCCCGTGGTGATCGGCAACTGCGTGACCTATGAGGTTGCCCTACAACTGATGCGCGCCGGTGCTGCAGGCGTGATGGTGGGGATTGGTCCTGGTGCTGCCTGCACATCCCGTGGCGTCTTAGGCGTCGGCATTCCCCAAGCAACAGCGGTTGCCGATTGCGCCGCTGCCCGTGCTGACTACGAAAAAGAAAGCGGTCGCTACGTCCCGATCGTGGCTGATGGCGGAATCGTCACCGGTGGTGACATCTGCAAGTGCATCGCTTGCGGTGCTGATGCCGTCATGATCGGATCCCCCATTGCCCGCTCAGAAGAAGCGCCAGGCCGTGGATTCCACTGGGGAATGGCCACCCCAAGCCCAGTACTACCGCGGGGCACGCGCATCAACGTTGGCAGCACCGGCAGCCTCGAACGCATCCTGCGAGGACCAGCCAAACTCGACGATGGAACCCACAACTTGCTCGGTTGCCTCAAGACCTCGATGGGAACCCTCGGGGCTCGCACCATCAAGGAGATGCAGCAGGTTGAAGTGGTGGTTGCGCCATCACTGCTGACTGAAGGGAAGGTGTATCAGAAAGCCCAGCAGTTGGGGATGGGCAAATAA
- a CDS encoding CAAD domain-containing protein → METDPINPSPSDSSPSMEINSTDPIASGSPASEPAAPEPSVEESSAADPAAAEPSAVQAETQPPEPVSPTAPITPDPVIAQKPEIVQEPATASAPTPAASEAIAERIQVAATASSDDTSSAGGEWDLLSSKVRQWWDDNNLVELWQRSRRPLFLLVGLIGLTLLIRIYSGILAAIGSIPLAPRLFELVGLGWVIWFSTTRLIRSEERKALLANVGGIWAAFRGSVRP, encoded by the coding sequence ATGGAAACCGATCCGATCAATCCGTCGCCCTCTGACTCCAGCCCCTCGATGGAGATCAACAGCACCGATCCGATCGCATCAGGTTCGCCAGCCTCAGAGCCTGCAGCACCAGAACCTTCTGTCGAAGAGTCATCAGCAGCCGATCCCGCTGCGGCAGAGCCGTCAGCAGTTCAAGCCGAGACCCAGCCACCAGAACCCGTCAGTCCTACGGCCCCGATCACTCCAGATCCTGTGATCGCTCAGAAACCCGAGATTGTTCAAGAACCTGCTACCGCATCCGCTCCAACGCCCGCAGCATCGGAAGCGATCGCTGAGCGCATCCAAGTGGCAGCCACAGCCAGCAGCGACGACACCTCCAGCGCTGGCGGGGAGTGGGATCTGCTGAGCTCCAAAGTGCGTCAGTGGTGGGATGACAACAACCTCGTTGAGCTCTGGCAACGGTCCCGCCGGCCCCTATTTCTGCTTGTGGGCCTGATTGGCTTAACCCTGCTGATCAGGATTTACAGCGGAATCCTGGCGGCGATTGGCAGCATCCCTCTCGCTCCAAGATTGTTTGAACTGGTAGGCCTTGGTTGGGTGATCTGGTTCTCAACCACAAGGCTGATTCGCAGCGAGGAGCGAAAAGCATTGCTCGCAAACGTGGGCGGCATTTGGGCCGCCTTCAGGGGCTCCGTTCGTCCCTGA